The genomic DNA aaaaaaaagcccCTCTGTTCTTCACTAATCAACGTCCGCAAAATCGTATGCACCAAGTTCAGTATCGTGCTGACAGACCGCATTCTGTATCCACTGTTAACAGCAGAGATAATTGCATATCAACCCCGCCAGCTCGGGGCTGCTGCGATGCTCTTTACCCTGCTCGTATGTCACTTAGCTATAGACGTCATCGACAAACGCGGCGGTTTCATGCAGGTTTATGACCGATGGAGCGCGCGGGAGGGCGATTTCTAGACTGGTTAGATTGAGATGTACGTAATTAAGGTTCAGGCAATGAAATGCCATCCATGCCCATCTCCGACCAAACATAAATAACCACATTTGAATTTTTCTACTGATTGAACTTAAAAGCAAGCAAACGAATAAAATACTATTGTCGACGACGGTTTGTGAATGGTATATTTTTGTATGCCAGATATAAGTCAAAAAGTAATTATAGACGGTTTATTGCCCGATTTGACAAGTTCCTAAAGTTGCAAAATTGCAATTTctcgacttttttttcacttgaACCCGAGACATTTTAGTGTCATTAGACAAATTTTCAAACCATCTTTAGGGTTTCGcctttttcattttgtatatattcattctttgtatttttttggattttgaaTATTTATTCGTCCCTTGTTTGGTGTGGGGAACCATTGACTTGAATCGACCGATAGTGTGTTGAATTAATTGAATTAATTGACTTGATTGACTTGATTACAGTGAATTGAGTTAGAGGCAATCCACACTTGGAACATTATTTCAGATCAACAGAAGTTtagcatcatcaacttGACTCAGAATTTAGTAGGTGAGATCCATTAAGCCATTCGACATTGGACATTGGACATTGGACATTGGAGATTCGACATTCGACTGACGATTGTAAGACCGGAAGCGTTATTACATTCAATCTGTCTGATTCATACCAAAGCTGAACGTTTGGAAATTTCGGATTATAAGGTTTTGATTGGGTTGTGTCTGTAATTGCAAGACAAGAAGAATTGACGACTCACCTCGAAATTCGGAGGTTCCAGGCTAGAAAAACCTATCAAGTAAACGGACGAAAACCGTTCTACGATCATAATGAGTTTAATTCTGCCCAAGATTCCACTATGGATCGACTGTGACCCGGGTCACGATGACGCCATTGGCCTGTTACTAGGCTCGGGACTAGATCAGTATCACCTGGTAGGAGTATCGACAGTCCATGGAAATGCATCGTTAGGAAATACCACATCCAACgccatttccattctcACTGCATTCAAAAGACTCGATGTTAACGTATATCCCGGAGCAGAGAAACCGCTAGTTCGCAAATTGAATGTGGCAGACTCGATTCATGGTAGATCCGGTTTGGATGGCACTGCATTTCTGCCCATGCCATCATTCGACGCCCAACCCGATCATACGGCCGTAGCAGCTATGGCCAAAGCCATTGAAACATATCCTGGAACACTAGCAATTGCAGCTCTTGGACCACTAACAAACATAGCTTTATTAGCCATGAACTACCCAGACCTGTTACCGAGTTTACGGCTGTTATCAATAATGGGAGGAGGTCTTGGACTTGGCAATTGGACCAAGTTCGCCGAGTTTAACATCTGGTGTGACGCCCATGCTGCCCAGATCGTGTTCTCGGACACCACTTTAATTCCCAAAACCCTACTGGTGCCACTGAATCTGACCCACCAGGCGATAGCCACTGATGAAATACTAGAACAGATACAGAAGAGCCGGCAGCTGGACCGACGCTCGGTGCTGCGACAGATGCTCTATGAGCTCATGATATACTTCGCAGGAACCTATAAAAAGAAGTTTGGATTCAAAAACGGGCCACCCGTGCACGAcgcagtagcagtagcggCCATTCTGCCATTCTACAGCGACAACTCCACCGAACGCAGCGAGCACTCCAACGAcccgccagcagcagatctCGACCTGCGATTTGCCCGATACCAAGTCCACGTCGTCGAAGAAGGGCCCCAAGAGGGTATGCTCGTTTTCGAGCCCGACTCGGACAACGGCATCATGATCGCCCAGGAAATGAACTTCACCGAGTTCTGGCGACTTGTGCTCGACGCCGTCGACAATGTCGAGAGCTCGACGTCTCTCCTCGTCTCGTAACATCCACCCTGCATTAATctattgtttattatttttcttcttcccgtgtgcctccggcggctggggctccgccccagaccctggttgctcctgcttcgcaggagtttccCCCTccctctgcctccggcggctggggcgctcccccagaccccgtagctcctgcttcgcaagaggTTCCCGGCACcctcgacgcccgactcgagcgtagcgagaggagccacggggtctggggcagcgccccagccgccggaggcacgacaCAGACAAAAAATTACATAACGTCGTTAAATTATACTAGTAAAACATTATCACGTAGAAACAGTCCAGAACTCTTTTCGCAGAGTGGCGTCGTCTTTGCCGAGGGAGAGCAGCGCGTCGTCGTAGTCCCAGATGTTGACACCCGAGAGGTCGTCCCAGCCGTCGAATTTCAGCTGCTTGCCGTCGTCGAGACCGTCGATGGGCAGTACAACCGGCTCTTTCTCGTCGACGGCAGTGGCATCGATGGATGAGACTGAATCTCCCGAGGTGtggctcgagtcggacgaCGATGTCGTAGCGGtggtgttattattattgtctTCTTTGGGACTCGCTAGGAACGGCATGTCGCCTATTTTAACCGCTTCAATAGACTGAAATGCCGTCCGGATGGCCACCGCTTGCACATTACCTGTCCATGCTGGTGCCAAACCTGTGTTGGGCGAACTGGATGTCTTGAGAGTACCACTttcgctgctgccagtcAGGTGGTCATTAGTAGACCCTGGCTTGATAGTACTACCACCAGTAAGCCCAGACCCTCCAGCAACTGCTCCAGGTGTTTTGGCAGCTGAAAATGGCAGCGGTGTTCGTAAAAGTGCGTTGGGAGTcactccaccaccagctcctccaGATGGCCCAGATGTCGATGTTCGGCCAAGATAGGTTGGCAACTTTTTCATCTCATTAGAACCAGGTCCATTATTAGGTCCCGTAGCAGAaacaccagtaccagaagGTGTGGTACCACCGTTTTGACTCTTGGAAATGCCATTCACAACATCTTCTTCGGGAATATCGAGAACTTCGCCAAGAGATGTCAGGAAATATGCCACAGGATCCGAATCAGCaagctctttcttcttttgcaTGGCTTTAAGTGCATTCTTCTGCTGAGGTGTCAAACTATTAGGATCTAGTTTCTCCTTTTTCAGTGATGGTTCACCAGTTGATGATGACCGTCCTCGAGGAAGACTAGCTGGTGATAGTTTGGGCGTGTTTCCACTCTTGACCTCTTCTGGTGACAGAGCAGTTGTTTGTGAACTGCCGGGTGGTAGCTTTCTCTTCCGACCTGGTCCAGGTAGTTTGAGTTGGTCTTGAGTAAGACCAGGTTTAACATAAGCAGGAACGCCAGATGGGGTATGAACAGCCCCAGGAGCTTGATAATTGCCAGcattggcaccagcaacagcagcacctggtCCAGTGGGTCCCATCGTCGTTGTGACTGGGGCACCCGTGGTAGCTGCTGTAGCAGTAGATGCTTGCTTCTTTctagctgctgctgcaagTTCCTTTTTGGTCATTTGTGGTGACTGATTAACTGGTTGGTTCACGAATgaatgctgttgttgttgttgttgctggagTTGTGGCTGTagatgctgttgctgctgcaaaCCGGCTGGACCAAGGTTGTTCTGTTGGTTCATAAGATTACCTTGAGCAAACTGGTTAACATCAACAGACTGCTGTGgaagttgctgctggagatTTGCGTTCATAGAACCACCAAAGTTCTGAGCAACAAACATTTGTTGTGGATCCATTGAATTGGCTGCTGCACTTGCGTTGGCTTGTCCAGGAATCTGGTTCATAAGACCACCTgcgccagcaccaccagcacctgcaCCTGGAGCTTGCACTTGACCAGGCAATTGAGTACCAATTTGCCCTGGAATAAGCCCTTTCTGaagttgctgttgttgttgctgatgctgctgttgctgttgttgttgctgctgctgttgttgttgttgttgttgttgctgctgctgttgctgctgtcgtTGAGCCAGTCCTTGCTGTCTTTGAGGGTTCTGTAAATTGTCACgaacaaagaaaaagtatcGGTTAATTTCGAGTTTGGTCTTTTCCAGAATCTGTGGACTCGTCATGTAGATACCCTTTTGTAACGCTTCCATCTGCTCTTTATACATAAACTTGAGTTGAATCAGCCTTCTCGTGGCATTCTCGTTCTTGGTTATGAAATAGAACAGTGGCACCAACTGGTCAATCTTCTGGTACATATGAATCATAAGTTTAATCTGCTCAGCTACTTGGCGTTTCTCTTCAGCAGACAATGTGTCAGTGAAATTCTGTAGTCGAATGGGAATAttagctgcttcttcaaaaaTCTGTCGCAGTTTCATTCGGTCGGCATCTCGCTGTTGAGGCATTTGCGCTCGTTGTTGAGGTGCTCCCGTAGCACCACCTGCTACCGCCAATCCAGGTGCGACTCCTGGACCAAGAACTGGAGCAGGTGCATTGGGTACTACAGTTCCAGCTACACCAGTAGCACCTCCTGCATTATTACCCactccagcagcaccaccagaaaagtccagttgattttgaaacaactgttgttgatgttgctgtGGAGACATTTGAGTCATCTGAGGAGATACCTGTGGTCGATTGAAATTGGCATTATTAGGATCCCATTGTTGAAACTggttaccagcaccagttgCACCAGATCCTGCAACAGAGCCCACAGAGCCGCCTGGACCACTGCTGGTAGCAGCACCTGCAGCCTTTGGAAGGTTAGCAAACATTTGATTAGGAGATTGTTGGGCATTAATCATTGCTGGTTTAGCAGCATTAGTCACATTTGACGCGACCGAGTTCTTAGCTCTAGCAGCTCTTGCTTGGGCTTGAGCAGCCAAAAAgtactgctgttgctgaagagatggctgttgttgctgggcttgttgctgttgctgttgttgacccTGATTCTGTTGTGGTTGAGTTTGTAGaagttgttgctgttgtaaTTCAGTCTTGCGAAGCTGGGCTTGATTAGCTGCtactgcagcagcattagCAGGATTTTGCATTCCCAACGTCTGAGAACTGGGCTGTCCTGGATAATTGCGGTTTAATTGTCCCAACTGGCTCATCATAGCATCTGCTGTAGACAACTGTTGATTTGCACCAAGTCCCATttgaccaccagcaccggcTGCTGCAGGGTTTCCATTAGCCGCAGTGGCTCCAAGACCAGTACCACTAGGAACTCCCGTGGTCGTGGCACCAGGAATCTGTCTCTGTCCCGCTggaccagcaccagcacctccattagcagcagcagcttgtGCCTGTAATTGCTTGTTCTTGACATGAATCAGCCATTTCTGATGCATTCCATGAACATATCGAATCTCGGGCATGATACTCTTTGGCAATTGTCCATTCCGTAGCAGTTCTGTAATCTGTAACCAAGTATTGACATTTGGAGGCAACCCAGGAATCCGATTTAAGAGAGCTTGTGGGATTTCAGCAGTTTTCATGGCATTGGGTCCTAGAATAGCAGCTGCATTCACAGCATTAGGAGGAGCTCCTGTATTTGGTGCAActccagtagcagcaccaccaccaccgttAACTCCTAAACCCGCCCCAGGaattccagcaccagcactaGCAGCTCCAGCGATATTTTGCTGAGTCATTGGGTTCACAGTCTGACCATTGCCAATATTTACCTGTGGAGATCTATTgagattctgattctgttgagcttgagcttgagcttgagcttgagcctgggcttgctgctgttgttgttgctgctgtcttTGCATCGCCAGAAACTGAAACTGCTGTTCTCGAGTCATGGCTAATGGATTAGCACCAGGACCTGTGGTAGTTGGTAATTGACCctgattctggttctggggCACTTGACCTTGTACCTGACCTGGACCTCCACCATTAGCTCCTCGCAAAGTCTGATACATATtctgaagctgctgttgttgttgaggctgttgctgctgctgacctTGAccctgttgctgctgttgttgctgttgttgttgctgctgttgattatactgctgttgctggcggaaaaactgctgctgttgctgctgagtcCGCtgagcagctgctgagttGACATTGGCTCCGCTATTAAGCGCATTCTGAACCTGTCCCTGCAGTTTGTGCTGTTGAAACTGTCCatttttctgctgctgttgttgctgaaactgttgttgaagctgctgtGCCGTCGGGTTCTGACCCTGGTTCTGACCCTGattctgctgttgctgctgctgctgctgttgttgttgctgttgttgctgaatAAACTGTTTAAAAGCAGCCTGCATTTGCGGAGTCATTTCCATGCCCGTAGcaccggcaccagcacctccaccagcggtagcagcagcattccGCATCATCTGAATATTGAAATTATTAGTATCGTTcgcaccagcaccagcattcgcgccagcaccaccggcCCCGCTCATAAACTGGCTACTCGCGGCACCCTGGTTCGGCAGCATCCCCAGCAGCCCACTCGGGTCCATCTGGCTCTGGTTcggctgttgctgctgttgctgctgctgttgttgttgctgttgctgctgctgctgttgtttctgtGAAGCACCCTTAATCATCAGGATCTTGTGTCGGCACTTGTTCAGGTAATCGACCTACGAACTGTTAGTGATAGGTTCTGAGGGGTcgggacatgcctccggcggctggggctgcgccccagaccccgctgctcctctcgctacgctcgagtcgggcttcgaGGGGCCCGCGAGCTAGTTGACCTACCTTTGTCTGCGACTGCTGGAATATCGTGTTCTCGAAGTTCTTGGCCATTTCGACCATCTTGTCCTGTGGATACTCGGGATCGAGCTCGCGTATCACCGTCACCCTGCACTCAGTTAGTaccttcaccaccaccccaaAAAACCCCACAGGGGACCCccaacgcccgactcgagcgcagcgagaggagcagcggggtctggggcggagccccagccgccggaggcatacccccTACCACCGTACTTACAGCATGTAAATGAGCTGCTTTCGCTCGTCCGAGGTGACTTTGTcccgctgctgccagttcTGGTTGGTAGCAGCGACGCCAGGGACCATACCGGGCTGGGTGGTGTTAGACGACTGGCCCGGGGCTTGGGCCTGGCCTTGGTTGTTGCCAGCGCCAGCCATGCCGTTGAATGTCATGCCGGTTCGGTTGAAGTCCATGTTGTGAAGCTGTCGTGAGTTCCGCGAGTGACCAGATCAGAGAGTGTGCCAAAAAGGATTCGATTCGTTCGCTGTGGACTAAATTTCCACTCCAAATATCAAcgaaatatcaacagaataTCGACAGTCAGTCGTCTATTGACGGAGCTGAGTACCAGTTGCGAAACTGCTGACTATCGGGCTGACTGGTCAGGTGTTGTGACGTGAATCAGGCGGGCTGCTAGAGTTTGTTAGTCCAAATGACCCAAAACTACAAAAAGCCAATAATGATTGAGATAACTCGTTTCATAAATGTAATAAAGCTAACAGAAAGACACGATGGTTGCTGGAGATAGGTCGTCAGATGTACATAAACCAGTCATGTATCAGTaatagaagcagcagcagcatggaGAAGCTACTCCAGGCCATTATCTCCGTTGAACCAGGTGAAGTAAGTCCCAGACGAAATGAATTAGCACTTACAATAACAGAATGGTAAAAATAAACGAGTTTGTTGAGAGAAATATAGAACACAAACTGTGCTTACCAAAAGACCAGAAACAGTTGCTGCTTAGATAAATTTCACGGGCTCGGCAAGTTTTGTTGTTTACTGCGAGAGGGTTATGCTCGGGGTGTAAAAGGCACCTGGTTCCTGCTCAGATCCAACTGGCCAATTTGTACGGACGGGGCTCCAGTATGGCGGGGATGTCCAGAGGCACCAAATCCGATAACAAAACCGACGAAAAATCAAGCAATCCACTCAAGAAACAAGTAAcgggaaaaaaaatgtcaaaCTGGCTTTGAAAGAAAGTACAAATGCGTGTGCGTGTGTGATGTTCGTCAACTGACGCTACCCTACTAGTACATCTGgagctgctcctgctgctgctgctggtgctgctggttctggtgctgccgctgctgattctggcTGATGCCGCTGGgacagttgctgctgctgttggccGATGgggatgctgctgctggtgccgctgCTGATGCCGCTGGGATTCAGGCTGCCTGCcggctggtgctgctaggCTGGTGCTGGGGCCGCTAAGCTAAACCAGCtggcctgctgctgccggtcGCTGGAAACGGGTGGTACCAGAACGGTtggcctgctgctgctgttgccgctactactgcttctgTCCCGGTCACCCTACCCTGGTCGTCCGGTGTGCAGGATATTATATGTAGATACTGTAAGCAGATATCCCATCTAACGCACGGCGCTGGAACAAGCCGATTCTCTGTCGAGCATCGAAGCATCACCATCTGCTCACCTGCACCCCCCGGCCGGTCACCAGGGGGTCGAACCCCGTCCTCACCGGCTGGGGGGCCACTTGGGCcggggggtgctgcctccggcggctggggctccgccccagacccgggttgctcctgcttcgcaggagttttttgTGGTTTTCCCGActcaacgactcgagcgaagcgagaggagccacggggtctggggcagagccccagccgccggaggcagccccccccctccccccgCCGGGCGGTTGGGACTAATGCATCTGCATGGACGCCGTAACTCTTAATAATATCTTATTATATGCCAGATTATTGAGGCCTTGCCTCTTTTGAATGGCCGATAGACAGATGGCCCGCAGACAGCCCATCCCTGCCGTTCTGGGATTTATACTTTCAGGCTGGTGCCTGTCTGCCCACTGGGCCATCTGGCGGACTGCCAGTGGTCCCTGCTTGCCCACTCGCTCACCTTCTCACTCTCTCTTCCTCCCAGATCCCCAATTTTCATACCAAACCCCTcgccgctccgcgaagcggagcacaacggggtctggggcagcgccccagccgccggaggcacacccccatcCCCCTAACAGTCACCAGAAAAAGATGGAGCAGGGGGACATGGGGGTAGTGCATATGCGATGACCGTTACTGGTCTGTTTACTCTGGTGTACCCCCACGATATTGTGGGGTTTTATGGCGGCTCGGTCGGACTTGGCTCTCGAATTTGTTCGCGTTTTTTGCACTTGTTC from Sugiyamaella lignohabitans strain CBS 10342 chromosome D, complete sequence includes the following:
- the URH1 gene encoding trifunctional uridine nucleosidase/nicotinamide riboside hydrolase/nicotinic acid riboside hydrolase (Uridine nucleosidase (uridine-cytidine N-ribohydrolase); cleaves N-glycosidic bonds in nucleosides; involved in the pyrimidine salvage and nicotinamide riboside salvage pathways; GO_component: GO:0005737 - cytoplasm [Evidence IEA,IEA]; GO_component: GO:0005737 - cytoplasm [Evidence IDA] [PMID 14562095]; GO_component: GO:0005634 - nucleus [Evidence IEA,IEA]; GO_component: GO:0005634 - nucleus [Evidence IDA] [PMID 14562095]; GO_function: GO:0016787 - hydrolase activity [Evidence IEA]; GO_function: GO:0016798 - hydrolase activity, acting on glycosyl bonds [Evidence IEA]; GO_function: GO:0016799 - hydrolase activity, hydrolyzing N-glycosyl compounds [Evidence IEA]; GO_function: GO:0070635 - nicotinamide riboside hydrolase activity [Evidence IDA] [PMID 19001417]; GO_function: GO:0070636 - nicotinic acid riboside hydrolase activity [Evidence IDA] [PMID 19001417]; GO_function: GO:0050263 - ribosylpyrimidine nucleosidase activity [Evidence IDA] [PMID 11872485]; GO_function: GO:0050263 - ribosylpyrimidine nucleosidase activity [Evidence IDA] [PMID 12111094]; GO_function: GO:0045437 - uridine nucleosidase activity [Evidence IEA]; GO_function: GO:0045437 - uridine nucleosidase activity [Evidence IDA] [PMID 19001417]; GO_process: GO:0034356 - NAD biosynthesis via nicotinamide riboside salvage pathway [Evidence IGI] [PMID 19001417]; GO_process: GO:0006216 - cytidine catabolic process [Evidence IMP] [PMID 23670538]; GO_process: GO:0008152 - metabolic process [Evidence IEA]; GO_process: GO:0019358 - nicotinate nucleotide salvage [Evidence IGI] [PMID 17482543]; GO_process: GO:0046135 - pyrimidine nucleoside catabolic process [Evidence IDA] [PMID 11872485]; GO_process: GO:0046135 - pyrimidine nucleoside catabolic process [Evidence IDA] [PMID 12111094]; GO_process: GO:0008655 - pyrimidine-containing compound salvage [Evidence IMP] [PMID 11872485]; GO_process: GO:0006218 - uridine catabolic process [Evidence IMP] [PMID 23670538]); this translates as MSLILPKIPLWIDCDPGHDDAIGLLLGSGLDQYHLVGVSTVHGNASLGNTTSNAISILTAFKRLDVNVYPGAEKPLVRKLNVADSIHGRSGLDGTAFLPMPSFDAQPDHTAVAAMAKAIETYPGTLAIAALGPLTNIALLAMNYPDLLPSLRLLSIMGGGLGLGNWTKFAEFNIWCDAHAAQIVFSDTTLIPKTLLVPLNLTHQAIATDEILEQIQKSRQLDRRSVLRQMLYELMIYFAGTYKKKFGFKNGPPVHDAVAVAAILPFYSDNSTERSEHSNDPPAADLDLRFARYQVHVVEEGPQEGMLVFEPDSDNGIMIAQEMNFTEFWRLVLDAVDNVESSTSLLVS
- the GAL11 gene encoding Gal11p (Subunit of the RNA polymerase II mediator complex; associates with core polymerase subunits to form the RNA polymerase II holoenzyme; affects transcription by acting as target of activators and repressors; forms part of the tail domain of mediator; GO_component: GO:0070847 - core mediator complex [Evidence IDA] [PMID 9891034]; GO_component: GO:0016592 - mediator complex [Evidence IEA]; GO_component: GO:0005634 - nucleus [Evidence IEA,IEA]; GO_function: GO:0001102 - RNA polymerase II activating transcription factor binding [Evidence IDA] [PMID 20308326]; GO_function: GO:0001128 - RNA polymerase II transcription coactivator activity involved in preinitiation complex assembly [Evidence IDA] [PMID 8378310]; GO_function: GO:0001104 - RNA polymerase II transcription cofactor activity [Evidence IEA]; GO_function: GO:0001135 - RNA polymerase II transcription factor recruiting transcription factor activity [Evidence IMP] [PMID 15254252]; GO_function: GO:0001088 - TFIIE-class binding transcription factor activity [Evidence IDA] [PMID 8790357]; GO_function: GO:0001095 - TFIIE-class transcription factor binding [Evidence IDA] [PMID 8790357]; GO_function: GO:0001097 - TFIIH-class transcription factor binding [Evidence IDA] [PMID 10973956]; GO_process: GO:0051123 - RNA polymerase II transcriptional preinitiation complex assembly [Evidence IDA] [PMID 12482986]; GO_process: GO:0000122 - negative regulation of transcription from RNA polymerase II promoter [Evidence IMP] [PMID 11470794]; GO_process: GO:0045944 - positive regulation of transcription from RNA polymerase II promoter [Evidence IDA] [PMID 8187178]; GO_process: GO:0045944 - positive regulation of transcription from RNA polymerase II promoter [Evidence IMP] [PMID 9891034]; GO_process: GO:0006357 - regulation of transcription from RNA polymerase II promoter [Evidence IEA]; GO_process: GO:0006355 - regulation of transcription, DNA-templated [Evidence IEA]; GO_process: GO:0006351 - transcription, DNA-templated [Evidence IEA]), whose amino-acid sequence is MDFNRTGMTFNGMAGAGNNQGQAQAPGQSSNTTQPVGRWGSPVGFFGVVVKVLTECRQQQQQQQPNQSQMDPSGLLGMLPNQGAASSQFMSGAGGAGANAGAGANDTNNFNIQMMRNAAATAGGGAGAGATGMEMTPQMQAAFKQFIQQQQQQQQQQQQQQQNQGQNQGQNPTAQQLQQQFQQQQQQKNGQFQQHKLQGQVQNALNSGANVNSAAAQRTQQQQQQFFRQQQQYNQQQQQQQQQQQQQGQGQQQQQPQQQQQLQNMYQTLRGANGGGPGQVQGQVPQNQNQGQLPTTTGPGANPLAMTREQQFQFLAMQRQQQQQQQQAQAQAQAQAQAQQNQNLNRSPQVNIGNGQTVNPMTQQNIAGAASAGAGIPGAGLGVNGGGGAATGVAPNTGAPPNAVNAAAILGPNAMKTAEIPQALLNRIPGLPPNVNTWLQITELLRNGQLPKSIMPEIRYVHGMHQKWLIHVKNKQLQAQAAAANGGAGAGPAGQRQIPGATTTGVPSGTGLGATAANGNPAAAGAGGQMGLGANQQLSTADAMMSQLGQLNRNYPGQPSSQTLGMQNPANAAAVAANQAQLRKTELQQQQLLQTQPQQNQGQQQQQQQAQQQQPSLQQQQYFLAAQAQARAARAKNSVASNVTNAAKPAMINAQQSPNQMFANLPKAAGAATSSGPGGSVGSVAGSGATGAGNQFQQWDPNNANFNRPQVSPQMTQMSPQQHQQQLFQNQLDFSGGAAGVGNNAGGATGVAGTVVPNAPAPVLGPGVAPGLAVAGGATGAPQQRAQMPQQRDADRMKLRQIFEEAANIPIRLQNFTDTLSAEEKRQVAEQIKLMIHMYQKIDQLVPLFYFITKNENATRRLIQLKFMYKEQMEALQKGIYMTSPQILEKTKLEINRYFFFVRDNLQNPQRQQGLAQRQQQQQQQQQQQQQQQQQQQQQQQHQQQQQQLQKGLIPGQIGTQLPGQVQAPGAGAGGAGAGGLMNQIPGQANASAAANSMDPQQMFVAQNFGGSMNANLQQQLPQQSVDVNQFAQGNLMNQQNNLGPAGLQQQQHLQPQLQQQQQQQHSFVNQPVNQSPQMTKKELAAAARKKQASTATAATTGAPVTTTMGPTGPGAAVAGANAGNYQAPGAVHTPSGVPAYVKPGLTQDQLKLPGPGRKRKLPPGSSQTTALSPEEVKSGNTPKLSPASLPRGRSSSTGEPSLKKEKLDPNSLTPQQKNALKAMQKKKELADSDPVAYFLTSLGEVLDIPEEDVVNGISKSQNGGTTPSGTGVSATGPNNGPGSNEMKKLPTYLGRTSTSGPSGGAGGGVTPNALLRTPLPFSAAKTPGAVAGGSGLTGGSTIKPGSTNDHLTGSSESGTLKTSSSPNTGLAPAWTGNVQAVAIRTAFQSIEAVKIGDMPFLASPKEDNNNNTTATTSSSDSSHTSGDSVSSIDATAVDEKEPVVLPIDGLDDGKQLKFDGWDDLSGVNIWDYDDALLSLGKDDATLRKEFWTVST